From Streptomyces zhihengii, the proteins below share one genomic window:
- a CDS encoding DUF6893 family small protein, producing the protein MKNKSTLATACAALTAVAAVAVVVAVLPDVRRYLRISRM; encoded by the coding sequence GTGAAGAACAAGAGCACCCTCGCCACCGCTTGCGCCGCCCTCACCGCGGTCGCCGCCGTCGCCGTCGTCGTGGCCGTCCTCCCCGACGTGCGGCGCTATCTGCGCATCAGCAGGATGTGA